The DNA region GCATGTGTAGCAGCCGCTAGGAACCCGCCGGTGTAGAGAGCCACTGGTCGCGCCGAGTCGGTGTATTGTTCGAAACTTTCCGAAGGGAGCACATCGGGAAGATTCAACCAGTGTTTTTGACCGACGTTTTCTTTGCTCCGAAATCTTTGCGGGCTAGTTCGCATCGTAATCGCCATGGTTGTGGCCCATGGATCCGATCGCTTTGCGACGGGTTGCCGTTTTTTATCCCAATCGAGGATCATTACTGGAGGCCACGCCCCTCGACTTCCGCGTGAGCGAAGCATGTTTGAGAGAATCGAATCGATATGCGAATCGCCGAAACCATATCCAGCAATCAAGACAGCGTCCGCCTCATAAGCATGTCGCGCTAGCTGGCTATAGAAGGTTAGGAATGGATCTGACTGCAGCTGATCGAGCTTCCATCCACCTGCGACTAAAGATGCCACGACCATTCGCTTCTGATCACTTCTGGTCGAAATGAAGTCTGTGTCGTCCCAGTCCACTGTATCTCGGCTTTGCCACAGATCGTCGTACCAAATTATCTTGGGCCCGAAATCGATATGTTCGGTGTCTTTGACGGGCCTGATAATCCGGTGATGCACGCTGCCATGCAGATGATAAATGAAACTCCACTCTCTGCGGCCAATTACCTTAGCCGGAAGAAAAGCACCGCCGTGACGATCAAACCCGACAAAGGAGTTCGGAAGAGCATTAAGTGCCGCGGTATCGTAGTTGAGGTTATAAATTCCCACATCGAACGTGCGGGCTAGAGCCGCAAAAAGAGAGCTGTATGTTTTGAATTCCGTTCGCGCCCTGCGTTCGAATTCAAAAATTTTACTTGTTCCTCTGACACGGAAAGCGACTCGGGAAAGTAAGGCACTCAGCTGCCCCTGCGTTTGATAAAACAGCTTGTTCGACGTCGGCTCCTTCAAATCAAAACTACTCAGCAATCGTGAATACATCGGATCACCGTGCGGAGAACCGAGCGTAGCATTCATGAGCAGATGGAGGTCCCCTAAAACACGTTCGAATGTAGGTCTGGTGCGCCACTCCAAAAGTGGGCGAGTTTCGTCGGTAAGCTCCAATCCATAACGCTCACGATTGTCCCAGAGAACTTGGAAGAAATCAGGGCCGCCTCGCGAACTAACATATGTTTTAGCCTGCTCTCGGAGATCGCGGTCTAAGTCGTCGACAGAAGGGAAACCTTGTTCGATCGAGCTGCCCGCTCCGAGAATCACTAGCAGCTTCTTTTTGGCATCAGGTGCGCAATCGGTGGACATCGATAGACCTTTGTAGGCTTCGTCCTAACACTGCTTTTCTCACAGTCGACCTCCCGTTTTCGTGGAGCAAGCACTAGTTATTGTGCGGCTTGGAGACTCAGTCTCCTCGACCGCTGGTGCTCAGGAAGGGACTCGAACCCTTACGCCTTACGGCACACGCCCCTCAAACGTGTGTGTCTACCAATTCCACCACCTGAGCGTTTCCAGTCGGAGGAGTGCGGAATAAGAGTCTTCGCGCCGTGGGTGTAAAGCCCGGAAATGGGAAAATCTTAAAATCCCTTTTGACCCCCTGCCCGCCCCGGCAACTGTCAGCCACCTTCACCGGCCGGCCATGACCCACGACGAAATAAAACGCGCCCTGCTCGCATCCTACGAAACCGATGGCGGCATCAATCACCTCGACGGCACCAACCTGCCCGCCGAGGAATCGGTCAACCAGCTCGCCCGGGATTTCATGCACATCCTCTTCCCGGGGTTCTTCGATGAAAAGGCGCTGACCAAGAGCTGCGTTCCGTCGCTGGTCGATGCGTTGCTGGCGCGCATCGAAAGCCGGCTGTCGTCGGAACTCGAAAAGTCCCTGCGTTTTGCCAAGGAGCCGCGCGCCAGCGAACTCGCCCGCGAACACACCGCCGTTCTCCTTTCCCGCCTTCCCGACATCCGCCGCATCGTCCAGACCGACGTCACCGCCGCCTACCAAGGCGATCCGGCCGCGCGCAGCACCGAGGAAATCATCCTCGCCTATCCGTGCGTGCTGGTGATCTCGCTCCAACGCGTCGCCCACGAACTCTACAAACTCGGCGTTCCGTTGCTCCCGCGCATGTTGACCGAGTACGCCCACGAACGCACCGGCACCGACATCCACCCGGGCGCGCAGATCGGCACGCATTTCTTCATCGATCATTGCACCGGCGTCGTCATCGGCGAAACCGCGCGCATCGGTAACAACGTCAAAATCTACCAAGGCGTCACTCTCGGCGCGAAGTCGTTTGTCGTGGACGACGCCGGTCATCCGGTGAAAGGCGTGAAACGCCACCCAAAGCTCGAAGACGGCGTGATCGTTTACCCCGGCGCCACGATCCTCGGCGGCGACACCGTGATCGGCGAAAACTCGATCGTCGGCTCCAACGTCTGGCTCATGCAATCGATGCCCGCCAACAGCATCGCCTACTACCAAGGCGACACCGCCTCGATCATCCGCCCGCGGAAGAAGAAGGAAGCGCTGCTGGAGGAGTTCAGCGATTGGGTGATTTGATCCGCATTCGGAACGGCACTTAGCAAGTGCCGTTCCCACATCCATCCACAAAAAAGCCGCGTCATTTTGGACGCGGCTTTTTTGTTTAGAAACTCGTTCGAACAACGAGAGCGACCAACTCGCTCAGGCCGCCATGTACGGCAGCTTGGCGGCGGTCGTCTTCACCGCAGGCAAGCCATCGATCAATTCGCCGATGGCGTCCCAACGGCCGTTGATCAGCGCGTCGCGCGCGGTTTCGCGCTGGGTGATTTTCACGGATTCGCCGCCGAAACGGACTTCCAACTTCTCCAGGTCGATGGTGATCGGTTTGTCGGTGTTGGCGTTCACGTAGGCCGCGATCTTCGCGATGTCTTCGCGGCTAGCGCTCACGCAGGGCATGCCGAGCGTGGTGCTGTTGCCGAAGAAAATCTCGGCGAAGTTCTCGGCGATGATCGCCTTGAAACCGGCCTTGGAGATCGCCTGCGGAGCGTGTTCGCGCGAAGAGCCACAGCCGAAGTTGGCACCGGAGAGGAGGATGGTCGCGCCCTTGTGCTGGGGACGGTCGATCGGGTGATCGATCTTGTTACCCTGCGGATCGTGGCGGACGTCAAAGAACGCGAATTCGCCGAGACCGTCGAAGGTGACGCACTTCATGAAGCGCGCCGGGATGATGCGGTCGGTGTCGATGTCGTTGCCGGGGACGTAAACGCCGCGACCGGTGACTTGGGTGATTTTTTCGAGAGCCATGTTTTTGAAAAGGAGTGAGTAGCGGGTAGTGGGTAGCGAGTAGGTGAAAAAGCGGTGTGAGCGTGATGCTCGCTACTCGCTACCCACTACTCGCTACTTCGAGATCAGTTGACCGAGAACACTTCACGAGCATCCGCGACCTGGCCCGTGACAGCGGCGGCGGCGACCATGACCGGGCTCATCAACACCGTGCGACCGGTGATGGAGCCCTGGCGGCCCTTGAAGTTGCGGTTGGAGGACG from Nibricoccus aquaticus includes:
- the leuD gene encoding 3-isopropylmalate dehydratase small subunit, giving the protein MALEKITQVTGRGVYVPGNDIDTDRIIPARFMKCVTFDGLGEFAFFDVRHDPQGNKIDHPIDRPQHKGATILLSGANFGCGSSREHAPQAISKAGFKAIIAENFAEIFFGNSTTLGMPCVSASREDIAKIAAYVNANTDKPITIDLEKLEVRFGGESVKITQRETARDALINGRWDAIGELIDGLPAVKTTAAKLPYMAA
- a CDS encoding serine O-acetyltransferase; translated protein: MTHDEIKRALLASYETDGGINHLDGTNLPAEESVNQLARDFMHILFPGFFDEKALTKSCVPSLVDALLARIESRLSSELEKSLRFAKEPRASELAREHTAVLLSRLPDIRRIVQTDVTAAYQGDPAARSTEEIILAYPCVLVISLQRVAHELYKLGVPLLPRMLTEYAHERTGTDIHPGAQIGTHFFIDHCTGVVIGETARIGNNVKIYQGVTLGAKSFVVDDAGHPVKGVKRHPKLEDGVIVYPGATILGGDTVIGENSIVGSNVWLMQSMPANSIAYYQGDTASIIRPRKKKEALLEEFSDWVI
- a CDS encoding SIR2 family protein, whose product is MSTDCAPDAKKKLLVILGAGSSIEQGFPSVDDLDRDLREQAKTYVSSRGGPDFFQVLWDNRERYGLELTDETRPLLEWRTRPTFERVLGDLHLLMNATLGSPHGDPMYSRLLSSFDLKEPTSNKLFYQTQGQLSALLSRVAFRVRGTSKIFEFERRARTEFKTYSSLFAALARTFDVGIYNLNYDTAALNALPNSFVGFDRHGGAFLPAKVIGRREWSFIYHLHGSVHHRIIRPVKDTEHIDFGPKIIWYDDLWQSRDTVDWDDTDFISTRSDQKRMVVASLVAGGWKLDQLQSDPFLTFYSQLARHAYEADAVLIAGYGFGDSHIDSILSNMLRSRGSRGAWPPVMILDWDKKRQPVAKRSDPWATTMAITMRTSPQRFRSKENVGQKHWLNLPDVLPSESFEQYTDSARPVALYTGGFLAAATHADAITDWLTGDFGAL